A single genomic interval of Tursiops truncatus isolate mTurTru1 chromosome 1, mTurTru1.mat.Y, whole genome shotgun sequence harbors:
- the CELA3B gene encoding chymotrypsin-like elastase family member 3B: protein MLRLLSFLLFVALASGFGQTSYSLSSRVVNGEDAVPYSWPWQVSLQYKKNGTFYHTCGGTLIAPDWVMTAGHCISSSLTYQVVLGEYDRSEKEGPEQVIPVNAGDLFVHPLWNPKCVSCGNDISLIKLSRSAQLGDKVQLASLPPAGDILPNETPCYISGWGRLYTSGPLPDKLQQALLPVVDYEHCSKLDWWGSALKKTMVCAGGDIRSGCNGDSGGPLNCPAADGSFQVHGVTSFVSAFGCNTRKKPTVFTRVSAFNDWIEETIASH from the exons ATGCTCCGGCTGCTGAGCTTTCTCCTATTTGTGGCCCTTG CCTCGGGCTTTGGCCAGACTTCCTACAGCCTCTCCTCCCGCGTTGTCAATGGTGAGGATGCGGTCCCCTACAGCTGGCCCTGGCAG GTCTCCCTGCAGTATAAAAAGAACGGGACCTTCTACCACACTTGTGGAGGCACCCTGATCGCCCCTGACTGGGTCATGACAGCGGGCCACTGCATCTC GAGCTCCCTGACCTACCAGGTGGTGTTGGGCGAGTATGACCGCTCTGAGAAAGAGGGCCCCGAACAGGTGATCCCCGTCAATGCTGGGGACCTCTTCGTGCACCCACTCTGGAACCCCAAATGCGTGTCCTGTGG caacGACATCTCCCTCATCAAGCTCTCGCGCAGCGCCCAGCTGGGAGACAAGGTCCAGCTCGCCAGCCTCCCTCCCGCCGGCGACATCCTGCCCAATGAGACACCCTGCTACATCAGCGGCTGGGGCCGTCTCTACA CCAGTGGGCCGCTCCCGGACAAGCTGCAGCAGGCCCTGCTGCCCGTGGTAGACTACGAGCACTGCTCCAAGTTGGACTGGTGGGGCAGTGCCTTGAAGAAGACCATGGTGTGCGCCGGCGGGGACATCCGCTCTGGGTGCAAT GGTGACTCTGGAGGACCCCTCAACTGCCCGGCAGCAGATGGCTCCTTTCAGGTCCATGGCGTGACCAGCTTCGTTTCTGCCTTTGGCTGCAACACCCGCAAGAAGCCCACAGTGTTCACGCGAGTCTCGGCCTTCAATGACTGGATTGAGGAG ACCATTGCAAGCCACTAG